The segment acaactagtagcttagaaactacattcaattttatatagattctcttcttacatattttaaaataaagttcacaacttattcaaattttcatgtcaaattgcataactttgattttctaaaatttcattgccacttaagggcctattttggcacaccatgatcatgCACATACCCAATAACACATTCAAATATTTTTTCCAAATATTGATATGCTTATAATATCATCTTGTTTTCTTTAAGTTTTGACATCCTAAAAATGTTAGGAAGGTAAATATTTACTATTCGATCAAAATTTGATCAATTTACAATGCTTTTCCatttcttaaaaataaaataactagGAACTGACAATGTTGGGCATTATTTTGGGAATTCATCGTCTCTTTTATTTGTCTATTGCCTTAAAGTTTTTATAATCATAAGTTCATATACTCTTGTAAATTTTGAAGAAATATTCAATGTATTGACAAATtgttgataagtaggaggtatttttttGTAGTGTattaatgtagtaccccttcttgatCAAACTTGTTAGACTTATATTTTTCTGCAGTTGACTTATTAGTTGATACATTACTGCTATATTTTATTCAGACTTATTTGATGATTATTCCATGCTTTAACTGGATATGTGACGTATGCTTTCTTACAGTATTTTAGTACTTATGATTAATGCTATTTTTATGCATTATTGTCATGgtctgacacttttaccttacatatgcgatgtgttatttatatgttgtgtgtttgcaagtgtatgggatgcgaggagatgattttccttcactcactccagtgagatagAGAATGTCACGATTATCCTCCATCGGTATGCATGTCGTGTCTAATTATATAtttttgtctatatgcatgtgtggttcgatgatgtaggacattgcaggtacaagtaccgggtaggtacgaggtatcgtctccacctggcttcataggtctgagcgtgccttatttgtccgatgggagtggatgagatagttgttgaccctaattcttacccTCAATTACAttcatgtgagtgtcgtcaattgGTTGTCCTTTCCGTTTGTTCGGCCTTCGAGTCTTGTTCATTTGACTTTTTCAGAGTCTTCGTATGGTTTTTCCTCGATTTACGTGCCTCGGTGGGTTAGACCTTTTTATATGAGTTTATGACGTCATTTCATAGTTggtgtatttaatttatttattaatacgcctttgtgttatggatttagataaTTGAATgaagttattaaatttaatttgataattGCATTATATTGGAAAAGTGATCATATTCAAATCaagtagaaaaataaataaagttaattgcatGCTATTGctttttagatttaaaaataaaataaaaaatgaaaatagagTTTAAATTATTGCCTTTATCACTTTTTAAAAATGATTATTAAATACCATGGAGAAAATAAatgatttaaacaaaaaaaaaaagagatttccatttacctttttgagagaaattagaaaagtaatttttaaattgaaaattgtgattggttgagaaaacattttcaacctaaaagtttaggttagaaATATTTTTCTCCATATATGCCTGAGAGCTCACGGGAATGAGGGGAGGATAAATTTTTGGAGGCTAGATTGGAAACCAGAACTGGAGCTTGGAGATTTGATTCAGGTTGTTTGTAGAGTATTCTTCCAGGATTGCTATCACAAGTTGGGTGTTTTCCCCTCTTTATttggttttgaaaatttgaaatttagctTTGGAAATACCTCTCTCTGTGTTAATTTCTTGAAAGATCTCTATTTGGGGAGTTTTGAAATTGGTTTAAATTTGAGAAATGGATTAGATTTTAGTTGTTTAAACTCTTTCCTGAATTAGTTtgtcaagtttgaaggagatggatTTTTAATTTAGAAAATAGATTCTTCCTGGTTTTATTTCAAGTTTTAAAATTTGTGTTTAGATTCCTTATTTCCTGGTTTGGGAAAGGAATTGGTTTGGCTATTGTGTGAATTTTGCAATTTATTATGAAAGGAATGTTACGCTGATAAAATTTTGAGAATTTCTTCTCCTTGAGTGTTTTTGTGTTCTTCCTGTGTGTGGAGAAAAATTAGAATATTTGAGTTTAAAATTTTGCCATATGGCTTGTTTATCCTCTTAATTTTGCCTAAATTCTATTGGTTGGGAGTTTACAATTTAATTGTTATGCCCATAAATTTTGGTTGAAAGAAATtagtttttttacaaaaaaattctgAGATTTTATTATACATTGTTTTCTCAGAGTGTTGGGCAATGaagttttgattttaatttttttggggGGCAATAAAGTTctgattttgttttaaaaaaaggaattttaaaaaaaatgtaacaAAAAAAAGGATTgtgaaaaggggggggggggggtagctTGCTACCGGACGGTAGCAAAGCTACCATACAGTAGCAGTGTTACCATAAGGTTACAGGTAGCAATGCTACTGTACGGTAGcatgctaccgtatggtagcaaaGCTACCAAGAAAACTTTTATTTGCCCTCCCATGTGCGTGCAGCGTTGTGGCTAAGTGAGTTTTGagattcatattttttttttttatgtttaatatatatatatatatatatatatatatatatatatatatatatatatataaattttaagttATAGTATTTTATTGTTTTGGAATATTTGGGAATTAGAGTATATTCGTGGAATTTAgtttttatgttttaatatatataatttaatgtgatATATTTATATGGTATATATTTGagaatatatattcatatacatatattcacTCGAATATATACCATATAAATATatcacattaatatatatatttaattcgaaatttattttattttaatgaaaacaTATATTTGGGTTTCTTtataaattaatcatgaatatatgtTGGGGGggcttatttttatttctttagatGTGGTTAATATTAGCCTTACTAGACAAATGACGACTTTGAATCTCTTTTACCAACCTAGTTGTATTTTCTATATTTCTTGAATATCGATAtttgcaagtatttaatgcttttgaatgttttaaaaagattgtctgtattaggatctttagTGTAAATGGTATTTTTGGTAAAAGCTTATTTACATTGCAATTCTGGTTTTGAGTTGTCGTCATGTCATAATAGTTGATGTACCCTATCGATCATGTCTTGTTgtgtaaccctgttgatgtgaactgtcgtgtgttttgttccaaatggtcaatcctgggttattgAGTGTGTATCCCTCACCTGTATTTTATCAGTTTGGATATGTATGTCaatttcgccatagggtcctcgtagagagaccttttttgttagtgtcctatgagagaatGGCTTTCAAGCAGGGGTCGCACCCGAAGTGGTTGGCAAGATAACCCCTCGagagtcagttaataagtgataatcgaataattgattagggggtgggtagttataatgCTAATTAAGATATTGCACCTCACACATGGTTGACTTCTCATATAGGCTCAAGAtgttgtgggaaggcctggaatgacaaacctaccaccttgtcttcacgaggggttggtagggtccgcatgatactTAGATGGAGTtgggggttcgggaaaggttaccaggataactcaggatgggggtcgggacctatggagacctaactacctagggtaaccatcttaagccatgcgatgacactctctctttaggatcactagtgtattgtgagttGAGCCACATGAGTATAGTGGAGTCATGTTGTATGGTCGTACTTGTCttgtttatgcttgcttgagggtcttctgctatctcctagcacggtggggtgattccattttgggatcacatggttgggtggtagtgccacttcccattggatattcttgtttgtaccttcatgcgaggattggcttcgctagTGTACCTTTGGTTCGTGATTCGTGTATCATCTCATGTTCGTGATTATTGTACAtttgagacccatgtggtcattgtatcagtaaactatgtaaccttggcattgtaatttATGTAATTCCATATGTATTATTGGcagccatgtaattattgaatattataATCTTTATTCAGTTGaatgtatgttgtttttgttatcTTTATTCTTATGTGTAAATACTTCATTTAAAGTAAATATATTGTATCACCTTAGATCTTTCAATGTGGTATTCAATTTTATGAATATGATTTAATTAGATGTATTTGAGctccctaattagatggataattggattaaccttatgatgttgttttagttgCGAATTAATCTTCCTTGGTAACATTTAGGAATTCATGTGTTAGACTTTcgcttgtgttattaaacgtgcaatgttataattaatgcacttaatctttaaaaaaaaaaaattcaccctttagttgcctagtagtGTTgtcttcctttagggttcctggcggggcattacaattaaATTATGTTATTTTATCATGATTAAActatataattttttattcaaattcttgGCACTTGCTTCTCATAAAATCATCTCTAATGAGTGCAAATGGTATATGTAGCACTCATTGAATTTAGGTGACACTCACATTTCAAAATTGTATGATGAGTCAAATTTATTAATACATATTTCAAGAGTATTGATTCATGCAAACCCATATCTCATGAGCATAAATGATCTAGACTTAACATAAATTAAATCTAAATGATATTCATATTTCAACTATATGACAAATTTTTAACCCATATGACAAATTTTAGATTTATACTCTTATTTATAGGCCTTGGTAATTTGATGACCTTGCAATCATACTCATCATTGTAAAGTAGAATCAACCTATCTCAAAAAGATCATATTTGATGTTAGGAGGGATTATGGATAGGGTATCAAAAGTTCTAAAGGATTACAATGGTTGATATATCTTATCTAATTGATATGTCTTCTATATGAACAAATGCCACACTCAAATTTAAAGATAATCATGGTTAAATATCAAATTTGTTGCCTTGATATCAATATGTCATATACATTTTAATATGATTGTGTAGATTTTTTTTACCATTTAATGCTTAGGGAAATGAAGCACTAAAAACTTGTGGGAATAAGGGAACATATTTTGGCACATTGAATATGTCAAGTCTAATCACATTATTAGTGATTAGGTTAGAAAATCACCTAATTTAATGAAGTGTCACGTAGTAGTGAGTACTTACATTTGAAGTATTATAATAGAAGTATTTGTTGTCTAGTAAATATATGAGTCATGATATAGTATTTTGGAAAAATCCCGATAACAATTCaagatcaaaataaatagaacaaaATCTGCATAAATTATAAAATTTCTAATGATGACATTGTATATTATGTAAAATACATTATAATtacaaattttctattattaaattAAACCTTTGTTGTTTTGACAATATTATTGAGTTGATAATACAAACCGTAGAGAATTTTATTGTTGATTGCAATCTTGCACTTAAGGCGAGAGCAAAGTCTCCACTTAGTGGAGCATCTAAGTCACCATATGTAGTTGCATTCACAAATGGTAGGATTGGAAAGTTGACTGATATAAAGAAGCACTTAAAGATGCTAAGAAATATTGTTACTTGTTCAATCTTTTGTTATTAGGTGTAAAACATTTTATCGTGGTGTAGGTGGCCTGTTTTAAAATGTTGTTTCTTTGTACACAGCATCCAACAAAGCCATCTGGAGGGATTTTGGAATTGTGAGCTTTCACAGGGTTTTCTTGAAGCCATTATAACATGTTTATAAACTACAGAATTCCTGAACAGACTGCACCGTGAACTTGTATATAACAAGTTTAACAGTCTCGCTGTGAAGTTTTTGCTTAATGTGTTACAGAAGGATGCTTTATATACAGGAAGATTTGcaaacattttgcatggtttcttcATAAAACTAACAACAAATCCTAAAGTTTTTCTTCATTTACCTTGCTCCTCACTTACCCATGGGCTCACTTGATTAGGGCTTTTGCGTTTACAGATCAATGATCGTTTGTTATACACACAGGCTATGCATATTACTACTGCTGCACAACACAACACAATCACTATCACAAATACTACAATTCTTGCCGACCGTTTTCTGTTGGAAGAACAAGAAGGGAACCGCAATTGGCCGCCGCCACATAGTTTCTGATTGCCCTCAAAACTCGAATTGAAAGCCAAATTATTGAGAACATCAGGAACATGGCCAAACAAGTTATTACCTGATACATTGAACTCGCTTAAGCTTAGCAGTCCTAATTCCACAGGGATTCTGCCCTCAAGATCATTGTCGGATAGATCAACAGATGTTAGCAGGGGCAAGGAGCCCATTGTTTCTGGAATTGTACCACTCAATTCGTTGTTGGCCAGATTGAGCTGGCTTAGACGCTGCAGCGACATTATCTGACTGGGAATTTCTCCTGAGAGATGGTTATGCTCGAGATGCAGGGTTTCCAAAAGGGGCAAAGCCATGAGCTCTAGAGGAATGGACCCGGACAAATTGTTCTTGCCCGCAGAGAAATACTGGAGGCTTTTCAGCTCTCCAATCTGTGGAGGAATGTTTCCGCTGAATTGGTTGCTACCGATATATAACATGGACAGATTCTTTGCTTTTCCGATTGCAGCAGGAATTGGGCCTTCGAATTCATTGTTGTGCAGGAGCAGTCTGACCAGATTTGGGGAACCCCAGAGACACTCTGGAATCTTCCCGCTTAGTCGATTGTCGTTGAGCAGAGCATACTGTAGACTGTTGCAGGATTCTAGAGATGAAGGCAAGCTTCCGTTGAAGCTGTTCGAAGATATGGTCAGCCCATAAAGCGTTCCATGGTTACACAGATTCTTCGGCAGAGGGCCTTCGAAGTAATTGCCTACTATGTCAATAAGAAAAATGTTGGAGTTCTTCCCCAAATTTTGGGGCAGAGAGCCGGTGAGACTGTTATTGAAGAGCTTTAACCTTGTCAGGTATTGAAGCTGGTCAAGGCCTGCAGGAATGGAGCCGGTAAGCTGATTCTGCATCAGATTCAGGGTATCCAGGTATGTGAGGTTCGCGATTCCGTCTGGAATCTCGCCACTCAGCTGATTGTCAGAAAGATCCAACATGGATAAGCTGCTCAGCTCGCCAATGTTCGCCGGAATTTGCCCTGATAGATTGTTGCCCCACAGCAGCAACTCTGTCATGTTCGATAAAGCTGTTATACTGGTTGGAATTTCACCAGAGAGACGATTCTTGGACATATCCAGGGACTCCAATTGCGTCAAATTGAGGAAAAAATTGGGGATTTTTCCGATGAGGGTGCAATTATATAGCCACAACTGCTGCAGCCGCTTCAAATTCCCGAGCTCGCTTGGCAGCACACCGGGCTGCAGGGGATTGTCCCCAATGCTGAAGTTGGTCAGAGTCGTCAAATTGCCAAGAAAAGAAGGGATTTTGCCGCTCAGGCTGTTCTCATGGAAGAACAGGGCTTCAATCTTTGAGAGCAGTTCGAAAGCAGGGGGAACGGGGCCAGAGAAAGCATTCCCGGCCAGATTCAAGACTCTCAACTCGCCCAATTCATGGATGGTATTCGGAAGGCTTCCATGGAACAAATTGTAGGACAAGTCCAGCCTCTGCAAGAGCTTACACTGGAGAAGAGCACTGGGAAAGAGGCCGCCGAAATGGTTCCCTTGGATTATGAGGGAGGTCAAATTTGCAAGACCGCATATGGCAGAAGTGAGATTTCCAGATATCGAGGCACCAGTGAGATTGATTTGAGTGACAGCCATGGCAGAGTCACAGTGTACTCCGTTCCATGCGCATGGATTACGGTCGGACACATTCCAATTGGAGAGTGCGCCATGGCTGTCAATCCAACTCTCCTCCTTTATCCACAGCAGAATGCTTCCCTCTTCAGAGATCGCAGAGCACCATCTCTGTCTCGtcaggaggaggatgaggaggagccTCAAATGACTTACAATGGGAAAAAAGAGATCATTTTGCTTACTGCGCTGAGCCATTTGAAAACACTGAGTTTACTGTGAAAAGAGCAGCTGTATTGCTGAGCATTTAAGCTTCTGGAAAGAGGACTAGTTTCGGTAGATGACGCACAGGCCTGCATAAGCTCAAATACCAGTCATGTCTTCTAGATGAAGGGAGACCAGTTAAGGAACAACATAAGCTCAAATACCCAAACAATATAAGGTGCAGATTCATTCCAGAGAGCCGCGCACAAGTTATTTGACACATTTCCCCGTTCTAAAGGCAATGCTGAGCTTGAAGGTTTTACCCGGCACCCATGTTTAATAATAGAAAAATCGCACCTTCTTGACCGGATAAGACCTGCCATTTTTTTCCTGCATCTAGAACAAGTGATTATTTTTAACTATGGGCTAATCAAAATTTTCCAGTCAAGTTGATTTCAATCAGAATTGAGGAGCCAATTGATCTGAGAAAAAAAACGGGCTTTTATTCTGGTCCGCCATTGCGGCGTGCAGGGAGAGCAGAGCTGTTTTATACGTGTAGATTTAAAGCTTTTCTTTGTAAAGAATCAGACTTACAAAGAAGATTTGATTTTTCAATTGAGTTTACAGAGAATACGAGACTGTTCTACAATTTTTTCCTCTTTCTACTtaaatcaaatattttattttttcttcattaTATATTTAGTTTATATTTTCCCTGTAGGCTCTATATCACAAGATTCTTAGAGGGAATTTCATTATATTTTGTTTTATAGTCCTTAAGATGCCTCTGTATACAATGTTCTATACATTGATGGAGTCTTAAACTATTATCAAAGTTAAAATATATGAAGATCTGAAAACCATTGTATTCATATCAATTTCTTTTTTAAACTGTTATCTAAGTTAAAAACTATTTGTGTTAATGTTGATTGTTACTTCGTAATTTGTGTAAAATTCTGTTACATATTAACTTCATCATAATTGGTCGATCTTAAAATATTATTATACAAGAAAATGtagaaaataaattcaaatataaataaatgtTATGAATGTAatcaataaaaatgataaaatttatGTCTTCCAATATTGATGGGTGGATGAAGAAACAATCATGGTAGGAATGTAAGGTAAGATGAATAATCATACAAATGTCGATTGCATAGTCAACATGGTCAATAGAATCCAACAATGAACATCACAATAATCTTGTAGAATGTCCCTCTTAGAATTTCTTATGCTTAAAATTACAAATCTTTTTAATAGAGTAATGATTAGTATATAACTAGACTATGCTTAGAAACCTTGAGATAATTTGTAGATTCTTTTTTATTGTGGAGAATCTAGGTATGACAACCTAGTTTATATGTATTGAAGAATGTTGCAAGCAATAGAAAGTTTCAATTTTATGTGTCAATTGCTTTTAGATGAAATGTAGTGCTTGTTGGGAACTACCAAAACAATCCAAGATAATTAATCAAGGAAGATATTCTTTATGCAATACTTGAACAATATTAGATTTCCATTTATTGTTTCCTTATATAGTAATCCATGTTCTCTAGGTTTGGCTCACTTGATGCAACACATAAAATACATGACTATCATCCTTCAATTTAACTGGGTTTTATCCTAGTTTGTTTCCATCATTTATAACATAAACCATGTAAAATAGTGGTTGCACTATGCACAATGGCAAAAAAAGGTTTACATTGTGGCAAAGACAAGTTTGTATAGTGGCTATGTTTCTTGTTACAACATAAACCATGTAGAATAGTGGGTGCACATGTAACACAATAGCTCTAGATATGTATATATGATGAAAATTCTAAAACATGTCATATACTAGAAAAGACAATCCACATGCAAAGgacaagataataataataataataactctgtAGAAGTATGGAAATAAAAAGTAGGAAAAATCATCTTTCATTTCTCATCTCCACAAAGATTTTGCTCAAGATTGAGTATTGATGGTTGTACTAGCATAGTTGAAAGGTATGATGGAGAACAACTCCATGTAATTGTGCCTGGTGGGGATGCTTTATAAATTTTACTATGTAACAACTCTATGACATAGACAAGTATGTTGATATGTAGCAACCATACAAGATTCAATATGCTCCATGTAGATATGCCTCTGCCATTAATTCATTATTTGTTGCATATTATAACTGAAAAATATTCTACATGGTTTATGTTATAATAGTCGACTCAAGGTCAAGATCTATATTACAGTTGTAAAATAAAATGGTTTACTTTGTGGTAACATTAAATCTAGATAATTAATCATCTGGTTTTGGAACAAAACTTTATGATTGTTGGAAGAGACCAAAggaaaaaatatttcaaataattcatGAAGAGACTAAAATAAGAGGAATTTCACTTAGAAGAAAAGTCAAATGGTAGTGGTAGACATAATATGAGAGACATCTTAGGAATTAGTAATTTATCttatttgtattaaaaaaataCATCTAACTATTAAAATCTTTGATGTTTAAAATAGATGGTTCTATGAACAAAATGTTAAAGAAATATATACAAGTAATGAGTGTGAAATTTCTACCTAAATGTATATTCCCGCTAATACTTATAGCTTAGAAAGTGAATATGTAGCAATGAAGGTATATTTCTAATCATTGATAATTCTATTTTTGTTGTCTATTTAAATGTTGACTATTTTTTTTATGGAGGTCCAGACTTGCGAGCACGATCTAGCAAGGGCATGAAGCCCATGAGCTGCCAGCCCATCGAGGGCCTTAAATCAATGTTAGGAAATTGTAAGTTTGAGAAAAATTAATTCCCAATATAATTGCATATTTTCTAGCCCTATGAGGAATTTACTCTCAACTTGAGTGCCaataccaaaaataaataaataaataaatcacaagTAACCAAATATAATAATTGGGATaatacatcaagttcaaatgagGAAGCAATGACACTTATACTGAGGTGCATTGACTAAGGAAAAAATAGAAGAGAATATCAAGGGGTATAATCAAGAATGTggcatagtttgtttttcttcaTAGTCAATAGTTTCAAAATATATTACATTCCAACTACTAATATTTAAATAATGGGGATTAATTTTACCAAAATCTTGAACCCATTATTAATGTATAGACATACTCATCTCCCCAGAGAGaaaaaatacttcacaaattaTGTAGGAGAATCTTAGGAGTAAGATCACCcttgtatataaatatatactttcaCTTTGTTTAATTTGTTTACAACTTTTCAATAACATTCAAATCATGATCTAAACATCTTTTTTCCCATCACATTTCATTAAAGATGTACAGTTACAATTAAATATTAGAATCACATAAtctaataggatttaataataccTCATCGAATTTCTAAGAAATATAATCACAACAAAGGCGTATTCTAGTTTTAGACTTACTATAGACATAATATGGTAACAATTAGTATTACTATTCAAAGTCTGCTAACATTATTATAAAGTATGGGGCAATAAAGGAACAAGTTTCTTGGCTCATTGATCCCAGGATGGCTTATCGTATGAATTACATCAAAATTTATTCACCCATTATCACCAAATTAATTCTAGAAGGCATCCTCTACATATTTGTTTTACTACATGTTAGAATTAGCATCAATCATGTTACACCTCCATGTGATTAATAGAAAACATTTTCAAATTTTAGGGATCATTATAGAAAAATCAATCATAATTTAAAGAAAGTTATCATTTATTATCCCAATTTGGTAGTCAAGTTTTTAGTATTAAAGAGAAttgtattttcttaaaaaaaatattcatttaaaatttctTATTCGTTTCCTCCATCTTTATGAAAAATTGACATGGTTTTTTAAGAAATTACATCCTCATTATACTCAACTCTTCATCGATAAATCCATTTATTCTAGTAATCTATATTTCTACATTTTCCTTTAAACTTGATGATCACCAACCCTAATTATCAACTTAATAACTCCTCAGTGTaatcaattacatttttttttgtttcaaattcCAAAGTTTCCTCAACAAATCCATTTGATAGTATATTGAAATAAACATATATTTCAACTTTAAGACCAAGGCCTATACCATCTTTAAATGTTTTTGTTTCCTCATCTATTCCTCTTTAATTGTACTTCCTTCAACAACACAACATGTAATTTCACTTTTTTTTAGCATATTGAACTCTCTTAGGATATAAGATGTCTTCATACATAAAGTAcattaatttattttaatcaagcaatctatcaattCCTCAAGAATCAAGGTACTAGTTAGAAAGATCAATTCTAGGTTTCTTACTAGTTAGTAGGTCAACAATAGATCTCAACAACTTAGTTGATCAAGGTTTTTTATATCTACATAAACTCCAATACCATGTTAATTTCTTATTCACTTTCATTATCTCTATGCCACTCTTATATTCTATCTTCTTCAACAACATTGAAATCGCGCATTTAATTCATTATTGGTGTAATGTTTACGACAACTTTATCTTTATCCACTCACTATGAAGAATTATAACTTCTAATCTAATGTAAATTTCCTTGTAAAATGGCAATACCCTTACATTCATATATCAATTGATACCTTCTACCCAATATATAATATCGGAAGATATCCCAACTTATGGGATAAAACTTTTATTTAATCATATTTAGAATTCAAATATCAC is part of the Cryptomeria japonica chromosome 10, Sugi_1.0, whole genome shotgun sequence genome and harbors:
- the LOC131051667 gene encoding receptor-like protein kinase HSL1 — encoded protein: MAQRSKQNDLFFPIVSHLRLLLILLLTRQRWCSAISEEGSILLWIKEESWIDSHGALSNWNVSDRNPCAWNGVHCDSAMAVTQINLTGASISGNLTSAICGLANLTSLIIQGNHFGGLFPSALLQCKLLQRLDLSYNLFHGSLPNTIHELGELRVLNLAGNAFSGPVPPAFELLSKIEALFFHENSLSGKIPSFLGNLTTLTNFSIGDNPLQPGVLPSELGNLKRLQQLWLYNCTLIGKIPNFFLNLTQLESLDMSKNRLSGEIPTSITALSNMTELLLWGNNLSGQIPANIGELSSLSMLDLSDNQLSGEIPDGIANLTYLDTLNLMQNQLTGSIPAGLDQLQYLTRLKLFNNSLTGSLPQNLGKNSNIFLIDIVGNYFEGPLPKNLCNHGTLYGLTISSNSFNGSLPSSLESCNSLQYALLNDNRLSGKIPECLWGSPNLVRLLLHNNEFEGPIPAAIGKAKNLSMLYIGSNQFSGNIPPQIGELKSLQYFSAGKNNLSGSIPLELMALPLLETLHLEHNHLSGEIPSQIMSLQRLSQLNLANNELSGTIPETMGSLPLLTSVDLSDNDLEGRIPVELGLLSLSEFNVSGNNLFGHVPDVLNNLAFNSSFEGNQKLCGGGQLRFPSCSSNRKRSARIVVFVIVIVLCCAAVVICIACVYNKRSLICKRKSPNQVSPWVSEEQGK